A stretch of the Pseudomonas helvetica genome encodes the following:
- a CDS encoding DNA/RNA non-specific endonuclease, translated as MNLRKIAVGLSALVLFSTGTAEARNLLDFLKPSSQHEEQGHRSGSISQSAAIELYSSKQQQASFDGCADLFPAARPISMATVPATMKPLALCSDNFAVLYSQTSKTPLVVVERLNSAQLADAKGEERTNQFYPDPRIPKDGRAELSDYRGQHPAVDRGHQSPAADAPNPHAMAQTFALSNMVPQDPTNNRKIWSKVESDVRKFAKRADGNVFVFTGPLFDAGHTTIGDNKVWVPNRLFKLVYDASSKRAWAYVLPNAETRIEKPVDYETFVKITGLNLLGNLPVSGSVGRS; from the coding sequence ATGAACCTACGCAAAATAGCAGTGGGGCTGTCGGCCCTTGTTTTGTTCTCGACCGGTACGGCAGAAGCTCGCAACCTGCTGGATTTCCTCAAGCCGTCCAGCCAGCATGAGGAGCAGGGGCACCGTTCAGGCTCGATCAGCCAGAGCGCGGCGATCGAGCTGTATTCAAGCAAGCAGCAACAGGCATCGTTTGATGGGTGCGCAGACCTGTTCCCGGCAGCCAGGCCGATCAGCATGGCCACTGTGCCTGCAACGATGAAGCCATTGGCCCTGTGTTCCGACAACTTCGCGGTGCTATATTCGCAAACCAGCAAGACGCCATTGGTTGTGGTTGAGCGTCTGAATTCAGCCCAGTTGGCGGATGCCAAGGGAGAGGAGCGAACCAATCAGTTCTATCCTGATCCGCGTATTCCCAAGGACGGGCGGGCAGAGTTGAGCGACTACCGCGGCCAGCATCCGGCCGTGGATCGTGGCCATCAGTCCCCGGCCGCCGATGCCCCGAATCCGCATGCAATGGCCCAGACCTTTGCACTGTCGAACATGGTGCCGCAAGACCCGACCAATAACCGCAAGATCTGGAGCAAGGTCGAGTCTGATGTCAGGAAGTTCGCGAAGCGCGCCGATGGCAATGTCTTTGTCTTCACCGGCCCGCTCTTTGATGCAGGTCATACCACCATTGGCGACAACAAGGTCTGGGTGCCAAACCGCCTGTTCAAACTGGTGTACGACGCTTCGTCCAAACGTGCCTGGGCTTATGTGCTACCTAACGCGGAAACCCGCATTGAGAAGCCGGTGGACTATGAGACTTTTGTGAAGATCACCGGACTCAACCTGCTCGGAAATCTGCCGGTCTCGGGTTCGGTGGGTCGCTCTTGA
- a CDS encoding alpha/beta fold hydrolase, translating to MMPKTAIVEICKKYKVYTEHYLNAAADKTIILVNGSLATTASFAQTVRYLQPRFNVVLYDQPYAGQSREHNLHGQPIRKEDEAQILLELIEHFSVHHVLSFSWGGAATLLALAQRPRRIEKAVINSFAARINTPMRDYLESGLNFLQACDRPNVGHLINSTIGKHLPSLFKRFNHRHVSSLAEHEYRQMHFHVNEILTQDIHCYSVCADAIEVPMLFVNGEWDEYTSVEDARLFAAHARQSRFHTIKNAGHFLDMEHPAAWHDTRQALLGFLQPACGAPSQVRHHAYSREASLM from the coding sequence ATGATGCCGAAAACTGCCATCGTCGAGATTTGCAAGAAGTACAAGGTTTATACCGAGCACTATCTCAACGCCGCCGCTGACAAAACCATCATTCTGGTCAACGGCTCGCTGGCAACTACCGCATCCTTTGCTCAAACGGTGCGTTACCTGCAGCCGCGATTCAATGTGGTGCTGTACGACCAGCCTTACGCCGGTCAGTCGAGAGAGCACAACCTTCATGGCCAACCGATCCGAAAGGAAGACGAGGCGCAGATCCTGCTGGAATTGATCGAACACTTTTCCGTGCACCATGTGCTGTCCTTTTCCTGGGGCGGCGCGGCTACCTTGCTGGCGCTGGCCCAGCGGCCGCGTCGAATCGAGAAGGCGGTGATCAATTCATTTGCAGCGCGGATCAATACGCCGATGCGCGATTACCTGGAGAGCGGCCTGAACTTTCTCCAGGCCTGTGATCGGCCCAATGTCGGGCACTTGATCAACAGCACCATCGGCAAGCACCTGCCATCGTTGTTCAAGCGTTTCAATCACCGGCATGTCAGCAGCCTGGCCGAACACGAATACCGGCAGATGCATTTCCACGTCAACGAGATCCTGACCCAGGACATCCACTGCTACTCGGTCTGTGCCGACGCGATCGAAGTCCCGATGTTGTTCGTCAACGGCGAATGGGATGAATACACCTCGGTGGAGGACGCCCGGCTTTTTGCCGCTCATGCCCGTCAGTCCCGGTTCCACACCATCAAGAACGCCGGGCACTTCCTCGATATGGAACACCCGGCGGCCTGGCATGACACACGGCAGGCCTTACTCGGCTTTCTGCAGCCGGCTTGCGGGGCACCGAGCCAGGTCCGTCATCACGCTTACAGTAGAGAAGCCTCACTGATGTGA
- a CDS encoding DeoR/GlpR family DNA-binding transcription regulator, whose amino-acid sequence MWQEERYQRIRALLSTLQRVTTDRIVTELNVSRETVRRDLVALEDLGELKRIHGGAIRVEDEAPIAERAHSNVKFKRDLARAAVGLLSHGQTVFIDAGTTTVILAEELAKLGGLTVITNSFNVALQLRNPATSGDQHNEVIVLGGSLDDRAPATVGGTTVAEIGRYRADLALLSPVGIDAQRGASNYDHREAEVARAMTEHAERVVILADYSKIGVESRVAFCPPERIDVLITNHKASTEAAFAALNAKLKHIILA is encoded by the coding sequence ATGTGGCAAGAAGAGCGTTACCAGCGAATCCGCGCACTGCTATCGACCTTGCAGCGCGTCACCACCGACCGCATCGTCACGGAGCTGAATGTTTCACGCGAGACCGTGCGGCGCGATCTGGTCGCCCTGGAAGACCTTGGGGAGTTGAAGCGGATACACGGCGGCGCCATTCGCGTCGAAGACGAGGCGCCCATCGCCGAGCGGGCGCACAGCAATGTCAAATTCAAGCGTGACCTCGCGCGGGCAGCGGTCGGCCTGCTGTCGCACGGACAGACCGTGTTTATCGACGCGGGCACCACCACTGTCATTCTCGCCGAAGAGCTGGCCAAGCTGGGCGGGCTGACCGTGATCACCAACTCGTTCAACGTGGCGCTGCAACTGCGTAATCCCGCCACCTCGGGCGACCAGCACAACGAGGTGATCGTGCTCGGCGGTTCGCTCGACGACCGTGCTCCCGCTACGGTTGGCGGCACCACGGTGGCGGAGATTGGCCGCTATCGGGCCGACCTCGCGCTGTTGTCGCCCGTGGGCATCGACGCCCAGCGCGGTGCCAGCAACTACGACCACCGTGAGGCCGAAGTGGCCCGCGCCATGACCGAGCATGCCGAGCGCGTGGTCATCCTCGCCGACTACAGCAAGATCGGCGTGGAGAGCCGTGTAGCCTTTTGTCCGCCAGAGCGCATCGACGTGCTCATCACCAACCACAAGGCCAGCACCGAAGCAGCGTTCGCTGCATTGAACGCCAAGCTGAAACACATCATCCTGGCGTAG
- a CDS encoding methyltransferase domain-containing protein, which translates to MDLKEIDILGSSIGQHWYYCSKAAAMTCLLGDTPVKRILDIGAGSGFFTQHLLARTTATEAWCVDISYEADSDTTTAGKPLHYRRSIDSVDTDLVLLMDVLEHVDDDVGLLKAYVDKVPSGSRFLMTVPAFRFLWSGHDEFLEHKRRYTLPQLETVARDAGLTVMQGVYYFGLVFPIAATLRLLPTGAQPSPPRSQLKRHHPLVNTLLKTLCTLELPFMRVNRLAGLTVFCLARKP; encoded by the coding sequence ATGGATCTCAAGGAAATCGACATTCTCGGTTCAAGCATCGGTCAGCATTGGTATTACTGTTCAAAAGCTGCGGCGATGACTTGTCTGCTGGGTGATACCCCCGTCAAAAGGATTCTCGACATTGGCGCTGGCTCCGGCTTTTTCACCCAGCATCTGCTGGCCCGGACAACCGCCACCGAGGCCTGGTGCGTGGATATCAGCTATGAGGCGGACTCGGACACCACAACCGCCGGTAAACCGCTGCACTACCGTCGTTCGATTGATTCGGTGGACACTGATCTGGTGCTGTTGATGGACGTGCTGGAGCATGTCGATGACGATGTCGGATTGCTCAAGGCCTATGTCGATAAAGTCCCGTCCGGCAGCCGTTTCCTGATGACGGTGCCGGCGTTCCGGTTTCTCTGGAGCGGGCACGACGAGTTCCTCGAACACAAGCGTCGCTACACCTTGCCGCAACTGGAAACGGTGGCCAGGGACGCCGGCTTGACGGTGATGCAAGGGGTCTATTACTTCGGCCTGGTGTTCCCGATTGCGGCGACCCTGAGGTTGCTGCCAACAGGCGCACAACCTTCGCCGCCACGCTCGCAACTCAAGCGCCATCATCCGCTGGTCAATACCCTGCTGAAGACGCTGTGCACCCTCGAACTTCCGTTCATGCGCGTAAACCGTCTGGCCGGTCTGACCGTGTTTTGTCTGGCTCGCAAGCCGTGA
- a CDS encoding dipeptidase, protein MDFSLKHLAATTLMLASLSAFTTSAHANITPLQSATILKTFSDASVTDFRQFLGSLANSDLAKTADFGPAINAFQGNKPLSPEQQNEIHRLLGIYARVKYGNAATETLRELVAIPTFRVEGVAQHDNPEFIKIADKLKGLAEAFNLNFRNIDNRVYEISLEGAGDEVVGIHAHADVVPVTPENWVLKDGTRLDPFKVTQVGDRMYGRGTEDDKNGIVVALYAMKIIKEEKLPLARNFKLLVDTTEETTGDAIPYYFEHNPTPDYNLALDGGYPVVIAEKGYGTVMASFARRAAEGKGAEITSMTGGLATNQIPSTSVATVVGDKPAELAASLQKAGTDYAKRNGGNFEVTAKVVGKDVKLTVTGVSAHSSEPESGVNPVARMLGLINNLDGKVALKHNHITDAARYAADNWGLDYLGGKLGVGFTDAFMGPLTTSLTYVGMDDKAFKLAVNLRVPVGKSPETLKTEIADKLGAWSKQTQIAVVFNYSIAEPMHRNPEGEWVKALLAVASENLGMEHKFGTSAGATSVHELPNGVQFGLARPEVKYTGHTDNEFKTVDQFLLDLQIVTEMLGRVGQLPKL, encoded by the coding sequence ATGGACTTCTCACTCAAGCACCTGGCCGCGACAACGTTGATGCTGGCCAGCCTTTCGGCGTTCACCACGTCAGCTCACGCCAACATCACACCGCTACAGAGCGCGACTATCCTCAAGACTTTCAGTGACGCATCGGTCACGGACTTCAGGCAGTTCCTGGGCAGCCTGGCCAACAGCGACCTCGCCAAAACCGCCGACTTCGGCCCGGCAATCAATGCTTTCCAGGGCAACAAGCCCCTTTCTCCTGAACAGCAGAACGAGATCCATCGCCTGCTTGGCATCTACGCACGGGTGAAATACGGTAACGCTGCCACCGAGACTCTGCGCGAACTGGTGGCAATCCCGACCTTCCGCGTGGAGGGCGTTGCCCAGCACGATAATCCCGAATTCATCAAGATCGCCGACAAGCTCAAGGGCCTGGCCGAGGCTTTCAACCTGAACTTTCGCAACATCGACAACCGCGTCTATGAAATCTCCCTCGAAGGTGCTGGCGATGAAGTCGTGGGCATTCACGCACATGCCGACGTAGTCCCCGTGACTCCAGAGAACTGGGTCCTGAAAGACGGCACCCGACTCGATCCGTTCAAGGTCACCCAGGTCGGCGACCGCATGTACGGCCGGGGCACCGAGGATGACAAGAACGGCATCGTGGTGGCGCTCTATGCCATGAAGATCATCAAGGAAGAAAAGCTGCCGCTGGCGAGGAATTTCAAGCTGCTGGTAGATACCACCGAGGAAACCACCGGCGACGCCATCCCCTATTACTTCGAGCACAACCCGACACCCGACTACAACCTGGCGCTGGATGGCGGCTATCCAGTGGTGATTGCCGAGAAAGGCTACGGCACCGTCATGGCCAGTTTTGCCCGGCGTGCAGCAGAGGGCAAAGGCGCCGAAATCACGTCCATGACGGGCGGCCTGGCCACCAACCAGATTCCGTCGACCTCGGTCGCCACCGTTGTGGGTGACAAGCCTGCCGAATTGGCCGCCAGCTTGCAGAAGGCCGGCACTGATTATGCCAAGCGCAATGGCGGCAACTTCGAGGTGACCGCCAAGGTCGTCGGCAAGGACGTCAAGCTGACGGTCACCGGCGTTTCCGCCCACTCCTCCGAGCCCGAGTCAGGCGTCAACCCGGTGGCAAGGATGCTGGGCTTGATCAACAACCTCGACGGTAAGGTTGCGCTCAAGCACAACCACATTACCGACGCCGCCCGCTACGCCGCCGACAACTGGGGCCTGGACTACCTGGGTGGCAAATTGGGGGTCGGTTTTACCGATGCCTTCATGGGACCGCTGACCACTTCCCTGACCTATGTCGGGATGGATGACAAAGCCTTCAAACTCGCGGTCAACCTGCGCGTGCCGGTCGGTAAATCCCCGGAGACGCTCAAAACCGAAATCGCCGATAAGCTTGGCGCCTGGAGCAAGCAGACCCAGATTGCCGTGGTCTTCAACTACTCGATCGCCGAGCCGATGCACCGCAACCCCGAGGGTGAATGGGTCAAGGCCCTGCTGGCCGTGGCCAGTGAAAACCTTGGCATGGAACACAAGTTCGGCACCTCCGCCGGCGCCACCTCGGTCCATGAACTGCCCAATGGTGTGCAGTTCGGCCTGGCCAGGCCCGAGGTCAAGTACACCGGCCACACCGACAATGAATTCAAGACTGTCGACCAGTTCCTGCTGGACCTGCAGATCGTGACCGAGATGCTGGGGCGCGTCGGGCAGTTGCCGAAGCTCTGA
- a CDS encoding DUF5801 repeats-in-toxin domain-containing protein: MANREHPSSPTSDTDPQYTPIVTSDLKDYAPGSTATVTASGFAPGSTVEFQVEHATGPGADNVWGTPDDVLDTDTGEGHDPWYVTDGGVGDLDGKVNGSITTSWYVNPDDSAGATFLLTATSAGADGVFGTSDDSVATTSFTDSSLSVVATGVNVTQDETAGLQNSTATPSPAEDANDNDILVTALPSTFSTRLTALGAGAPMGAALSGYTGAAGDTGSNAFTITAAPGAIITDISFVDSSGAALNGLDSGLSTLDGTSILLYTDTNNNIVLGRAGGPTGAIVFAAYIEESGSPVTGGKIWTVEFQPLKHPDITNPDDSVNLLNKVFIGASQDSNFSLDGAPSGQQLFLMFTTPGATADANGRIPGVSIVVTGKDPLDQSASSAAITSADTVNSSQGGGSTTLGTNNQAITEQEGLRFSFVSGAKADFTIPNLSPGEAGVEANIDFNQYFGARSATFKIVQETGGTTAKILLAAFKNADNVNGSQSGVNFINSYADDSSEKVAITNGSVTVKTFAGVTISSAVITYNADGTVLVTGVPTDSQITYGTSTDHNRVLIENAGLLTDKNGDKTHADFDIGGFQVLQSSAATAEIGSKIAFEDDGPSISTTGTEPTLTVDESNLAINATQNFAANFSSAYGADGAGTLTYALGVVAGASGLTDTATGEAVNLSLNGTVVEGRTATTNLLVFTVSVAANGDVTLDQLRAIVHPDTTNPDDSKSLSSDNLVTLTATKTDGDGDSAHATLNIGQNLVFKDDGPSISTTGTEPTLTVDETNLAINATQNFAANFNSAYGADGAGTLTYALGVVAGGSGLTDTATGEAVNLSLNGTVVEGRTATTNLLVFTVSVAANGDVTLDQLRAIVHPDTTNPDDSKSLSSDNLVTLTATTTDKDGDSAHATLNIGQNLVFKDDGPSISTTGTEPTLTVDETNLAINATQNFAANFSSAYGADGAGTLTYALGVVAGGSGLTDTATGEAVNLSLNGTVVEGRTATTNLLVFTVSVAANGDVTLDQIRALIHPDATNPDDSITLSSDNLVTLTATKTDKDGDSAHATLNIGQNLVFHDDGPSLAYGNLVGTGSTLAQYGFWDHSTGADGLGATGLDISLVNGQFTLVRPDHTTTTGTGTLTEQASSPDANGAFHFAGTLTGDFDNNAATPNTSVDYTLTAFANGTYALDLVQGFSSTIVLSSADGSLSAGGPDPVRTLVIPTTNPSGSEDVVFFSAKALASTSDILTGIGLGAPDPTEAQLQTNPLPSYIDPAAMNVSTSGIGVGNNLLQGDNLVAIGAADESFVINPQTLLTGMKVFIDNSVGGYDPATEDLYYRIYYEDGTFSNLTKVNTLTPEAGGEVSFLVEKQGSSLIDAVQLTMGRGAVKIPVIQFIQQTDNLASDVKLSFNAKLTDKDGDSATSTFNANLFANDPHNATFDYTLVGTTGVNDAFNVDLAATENKYQITGFDVNPGQRDTLVLNGDHNATVQSIDNTGANSVVTVAESGGQITTITLVGIDLQASDIVFGA, from the coding sequence ATGGCTAATCGCGAGCATCCATCATCGCCAACGAGCGATACGGACCCCCAATACACTCCAATCGTCACCTCCGACCTGAAAGACTACGCGCCCGGCAGTACCGCAACCGTCACGGCTAGCGGCTTCGCCCCCGGCAGCACAGTGGAATTTCAAGTGGAGCACGCCACCGGCCCCGGCGCCGATAATGTGTGGGGCACGCCCGATGACGTGCTCGATACTGACACTGGCGAGGGGCACGACCCCTGGTACGTGACCGACGGCGGCGTCGGCGATCTCGACGGTAAAGTCAACGGCAGCATCACGACCTCCTGGTACGTGAATCCCGACGACTCGGCAGGCGCGACGTTTCTGCTCACCGCGACCTCTGCGGGCGCCGATGGTGTGTTCGGCACCAGTGACGACTCTGTGGCGACAACGTCGTTTACCGACAGCTCTCTGAGCGTTGTCGCAACTGGAGTGAACGTTACGCAGGACGAAACGGCCGGGTTGCAGAACAGCACCGCCACTCCAAGCCCTGCGGAAGACGCTAATGACAATGACATTCTGGTGACGGCCCTGCCCTCGACCTTCTCGACCCGTTTGACCGCACTTGGGGCAGGCGCCCCAATGGGTGCGGCCTTGAGTGGCTATACCGGAGCCGCGGGCGACACGGGCAGCAATGCATTCACCATCACCGCTGCGCCCGGAGCAATCATTACCGACATCAGCTTCGTCGACAGTTCTGGCGCGGCGCTTAATGGCCTGGACAGCGGACTGAGTACCCTCGATGGCACCAGCATCCTTCTCTACACGGATACGAACAACAACATCGTTTTGGGCCGAGCCGGGGGACCAACCGGCGCGATCGTGTTCGCTGCCTATATTGAAGAAAGCGGATCGCCGGTCACGGGCGGCAAGATCTGGACCGTGGAATTCCAACCGCTCAAGCATCCGGATATTACGAACCCCGACGATTCGGTGAATCTGCTGAACAAGGTCTTCATCGGCGCCAGCCAAGACTCGAATTTCAGCCTGGATGGGGCGCCGTCGGGCCAGCAGTTGTTCCTGATGTTCACCACCCCGGGCGCAACGGCCGATGCGAACGGCCGGATTCCTGGTGTATCGATCGTCGTCACCGGCAAGGATCCACTGGATCAGTCGGCCAGCAGCGCTGCCATCACCAGTGCTGACACGGTCAACAGCAGCCAGGGCGGCGGCAGTACGACCCTGGGCACCAACAACCAGGCGATCACCGAACAGGAAGGCCTGCGCTTCAGCTTCGTCAGCGGTGCCAAGGCGGACTTCACGATCCCCAACCTGAGCCCGGGCGAAGCAGGTGTCGAAGCGAACATCGACTTCAACCAGTACTTCGGTGCCCGCTCCGCGACCTTCAAGATCGTGCAGGAGACGGGCGGCACGACCGCGAAAATACTGCTCGCCGCCTTCAAGAACGCCGACAACGTCAACGGGTCACAGAGCGGCGTCAACTTCATCAACAGCTACGCCGACGACAGCTCCGAAAAGGTCGCGATCACTAACGGCAGCGTCACCGTGAAGACGTTCGCCGGCGTCACCATCAGCAGCGCCGTCATCACCTACAACGCCGACGGCACAGTGCTGGTCACCGGCGTTCCGACCGACTCGCAGATCACCTACGGCACGTCGACCGACCACAACCGCGTACTGATCGAAAACGCCGGATTGCTGACCGACAAGAACGGTGACAAGACGCACGCCGACTTCGACATCGGCGGCTTCCAGGTGCTGCAGAGCAGCGCGGCAACTGCCGAAATCGGCTCCAAGATAGCCTTCGAAGACGACGGGCCGAGCATCAGCACCACCGGCACCGAGCCGACGCTGACGGTGGACGAGTCAAACCTGGCCATCAATGCCACGCAGAACTTTGCCGCCAACTTCAGTTCGGCGTATGGCGCTGACGGCGCCGGCACACTGACCTATGCACTGGGCGTGGTAGCCGGGGCCTCCGGGCTCACGGACACGGCCACCGGTGAAGCGGTGAACCTGTCGCTCAACGGCACCGTGGTGGAAGGCCGCACAGCCACGACCAACCTGCTGGTGTTCACGGTCAGCGTGGCCGCCAATGGCGACGTCACCCTCGACCAGCTCCGCGCAATCGTGCATCCCGACACCACCAATCCTGACGATTCGAAGAGCCTGAGCTCGGACAATCTGGTCACGCTGACGGCGACCAAGACCGATGGGGACGGCGACAGCGCTCATGCCACCCTCAACATCGGACAGAACCTGGTGTTCAAGGACGATGGGCCAAGCATCAGCACCACCGGTACCGAGCCGACGCTGACGGTGGACGAGACAAACCTGGCCATCAACGCCACGCAGAACTTTGCCGCCAACTTCAACTCGGCGTATGGCGCTGACGGCGCCGGCACACTGACCTATGCGCTGGGCGTGGTAGCCGGAGGCTCCGGGCTCACGGACACGGCCACCGGTGAAGCGGTGAACCTGTCGCTCAACGGCACCGTGGTGGAAGGTCGTACGGCCACGACCAACCTGCTGGTGTTCACGGTCAGCGTGGCTGCCAATGGCGACGTCACCCTCGACCAGCTCCGCGCAATCGTACATCCCGACACCACCAATCCTGACGATTCGAAGAGTCTGAGCTCGGACAATCTGGTCACGCTGACGGCGACAACGACCGACAAGGATGGCGACAGCGCTCATGCGACCCTCAACATCGGACAGAACCTGGTGTTCAAGGACGATGGACCAAGCATCAGCACCACCGGTACCGAACCAACGCTGACGGTGGACGAGACAAACCTGGCCATCAATGCCACGCAGAACTTTGCCGCCAACTTCAGTTCGGCGTATGGCGCCGACGGCGCCGGCACACTGACCTATGCGCTGGGCGTGGTAGCCGGAGGCTCCGGGCTCACGGACACGGCCACCGGTGAAGCGGTGAACCTGTCGCTCAACGGCACCGTGGTGGAAGGCCGCACGGCCACGACCAACCTGTTGGTGTTCACGGTCAGCGTGGCTGCCAATGGCGACGTCACCCTCGACCAGATCCGGGCGTTGATACATCCCGACGCCACCAATCCCGATGACTCGATAACTCTGAGTTCGGACAATCTGGTGACGTTGACGGCGACCAAGACCGACAAGGACGGCGACAGCGCCCATGCGACCCTCAACATCGGGCAGAACCTGGTATTCCACGACGACGGCCCATCACTGGCGTACGGCAACCTGGTCGGAACCGGTAGCACCCTTGCGCAATACGGGTTCTGGGATCATTCAACCGGAGCCGACGGGCTAGGTGCAACCGGACTGGATATTTCGTTGGTGAATGGCCAGTTCACCCTCGTCAGGCCAGACCACACGACCACGACCGGGACCGGCACGCTCACCGAGCAGGCGTCCTCACCGGACGCCAATGGCGCGTTCCATTTCGCAGGAACGTTGACCGGTGATTTCGACAACAACGCCGCAACACCGAACACCAGCGTCGACTACACGCTGACCGCTTTTGCGAATGGCACCTATGCACTGGATCTGGTGCAAGGCTTCAGTTCGACAATCGTGCTCAGCAGTGCCGACGGCTCGCTCTCTGCCGGCGGCCCGGATCCAGTGCGCACATTGGTAATTCCGACGACGAATCCTTCGGGATCTGAGGATGTTGTCTTCTTTTCCGCGAAGGCGCTCGCATCGACTTCGGACATCCTGACCGGTATCGGGCTCGGAGCTCCCGACCCCACCGAGGCCCAGCTACAGACCAATCCCCTGCCGTCGTACATCGACCCGGCGGCCATGAACGTCAGTACGTCCGGCATCGGCGTCGGCAATAACCTTCTCCAGGGAGACAACCTGGTGGCTATCGGCGCTGCCGATGAAAGTTTCGTCATCAATCCCCAGACCCTGCTGACGGGAATGAAGGTTTTTATCGACAACTCCGTGGGGGGTTACGACCCGGCGACCGAGGACCTGTACTACAGGATCTACTACGAGGATGGCACGTTTTCGAACCTCACCAAGGTGAACACCCTGACGCCAGAGGCCGGTGGAGAGGTGTCCTTCCTCGTTGAGAAGCAGGGATCGTCGTTAATCGATGCAGTCCAGCTCACGATGGGCCGGGGCGCAGTCAAGATCCCGGTGATCCAGTTCATTCAGCAAACCGATAACCTTGCCAGCGATGTCAAACTGTCGTTCAACGCGAAGCTGACGGACAAGGATGGGGACTCGGCGACGAGTACGTTTAACGCCAACCTGTTCGCCAATGACCCGCACAACGCAACCTTCGACTACACGCTGGTTGGCACGACCGGTGTGAATGATGCCTTCAACGTCGATTTGGCAGCCACTGAGAACAAGTACCAGATCACGGGGTTCGATGTGAACCCAGGGCAGAGAGACACCCTGGTGCTCAACGGCGACCACAACGCGACTGTCCAATCGATCGACAACACAGGAGCAAACAGCGTCGTGACGGTTGCCGAGTCTGGCGGACAAATAACGACCATCACCTTGGTCGGGATTGATCTTCAGGCTAGCGACATTGTTTTTGGCGCCTGA
- a CDS encoding ABC transporter substrate-binding protein, producing MNRTTRVSSTWTTALCRLCLSVSLLMTYNACGAPLPVELFIPDAPPLTFVDDPKGHGIVGDAVLMAIANAGYAADVQALPWARAQKHVNEKQDILIAPLSRTPEREEHFSWIAPIMSMERAFFSLDRPVSSFAEARKTYRVIGVGLGSAQEEILRAQGFDNRQIYPLTIGDNPAQMLLRGRIDAWFNGVPETQYIWPKVSRRTLLMSPVMNRTDLYLACSKQCSPQQVQSLRKAIETLRRDGTLARIHKGYLSQ from the coding sequence ATGAACCGGACCACACGCGTATCGAGCACCTGGACCACGGCCCTTTGCAGGCTGTGTCTGTCGGTATCGCTGCTGATGACCTATAACGCGTGCGGTGCACCATTACCGGTTGAACTGTTTATCCCCGATGCGCCCCCCTTGACATTTGTCGATGATCCCAAAGGTCACGGAATCGTCGGAGACGCGGTCCTGATGGCCATTGCCAACGCCGGCTATGCCGCTGATGTACAGGCGCTGCCTTGGGCCAGAGCGCAAAAACACGTCAATGAGAAGCAGGACATCCTGATAGCCCCGTTGTCACGTACGCCAGAACGTGAGGAGCACTTCAGCTGGATCGCTCCCATCATGTCCATGGAGCGAGCCTTTTTCAGTCTTGACCGGCCAGTGAGCAGCTTCGCTGAAGCCAGGAAAACCTACCGCGTGATCGGTGTAGGTCTGGGCAGCGCACAAGAGGAAATCCTGCGCGCGCAGGGCTTCGACAACCGACAGATCTACCCGCTGACCATTGGCGACAACCCCGCGCAAATGCTCTTGAGAGGACGCATCGATGCCTGGTTCAACGGTGTCCCGGAGACTCAATACATTTGGCCGAAGGTGTCTCGACGCACGCTGCTGATGAGTCCCGTCATGAACAGAACAGATCTCTATCTGGCCTGCTCGAAACAATGTTCCCCTCAACAGGTACAAAGCTTGCGCAAAGCGATTGAAACGCTTCGCCGTGACGGCACCCTGGCACGAATACATAAGGGCTATTTGTCGCAATAA